TCAGCTGGACGTTGTACTCCATGGGGCCGGTGAGCATGGACTCGATCCGGGCCAGGGTCAGCTCCTGGGGCTCCTCGTCGGCCGGCTCCAGGTCCGACGAGTGATTGGTGCCCCGTCCTTCCACTGCCGGCTCCTCCTCCGGTCGGCCCGATGTGCTCGACCAGCTGCGTGAGGCGTCCAGGGTCTGCGCCGAGGCGGTTGTCCTGGCCGGCTCCGATGGACCGCTGGAGTCGGTCGGAGTGGTTGAGTCGGCTGATTCCCCTGAGGCTGAGGGTTCCACGTGACCTGTGACGTACGGCGAGATGGTCGGGGGCTCGTCGGATCGGCTCTGGGAGTCAACCGGCCCGCTGCTGCGCCGGTGGTCCAGCGCCCGCACATCCCACTCCTTGCCCAGGAGACGTGCGATGAAGTCGGTGAGGCGTTGCAGTCTGGGCATCACGGCTCCAGGCTTCCGCGCAGCTCGTCGGGGAACTGCTCCTCGGCCTCGTGCATGAGGGCGACGATGAGCCGGCAACCGCCGAAGACGAAGTCCTCGAGCTGTCGGTCCGTCATTCCCGCCTCGAGGGGGTAGGTGTACTCACCGTGAAGACGCACGACTCCGCCGTCGGCGACGGTGAGGTAGGCCTTGGGGCCGATGCGGGTGGTGTTCCAGTCCTCGACCAGGGCGCGCAGCTGGGTCAGGTGCTCGGTGTCGGCGATGCGGTGCCAGATTCCGCGCATCTGGACGGCCCTGGTGTCCTGGAAGATGGCGTGGACGGTGACGTAGCGCCAGGGGATGCCGATGTCGCCCTCGTCGTCGATGAAGTAGCGCAGTCCCAGTCGTTTGACGCACTCGTGGATACGGTCGACGTCCACGGGCCTGGGGACCGTGGCGGCGGCAGCAGAGCTGGCGTCGAAGCTGGGCATGCCTCCCAGCCTAGCGGGGCCTGCGGGCTGCTCCCCAGCCCAGCCCGGCCCGCTCCACCGTCAGCGCAAAACAGACGGAATTCTCAGGCGGCTCCCCGTCCCGTTTCCCATCGCTCGCCGTCGGACGCGGAGGGTGCGGGCTGTGCGACCGGAATCGGCACTGAGCCCGCACCGCACCGCATCCAAGGCGCAGCACGAGTCAGAGCTGTTCACCGATCCTCTGGGAGAACTCCACGAGGCGGTTGGAGAAGCCCCACTCGTTGTCGTACCACCCGAAGACCTTGACCTGACCGTCGATCACCTCGGTAAGAGGCGCATCGAAGATCGAGGAGTGCGGGTTGCCAACGATGTCGTGGGAGACAATCGGCGCCTGGGAGTACTGCAGGTATCCGGCCAGTGGTCCGTGATCGGCAGCCTCACGGAAGGCCGCGTTGACGTCCTCGACCGTTACCGGGCGGGAGGTGACCACGGTGAGGTCGGTGATCGAGCCGACCGGGACCGGAACCCTCAGGGAAGCACCGGTCAGACGCCCGTCGAGCTCGGGGATGACCAGACCGATAGCCCGAGCGGCCCCTGAGGAGGTGGGAACGATGGAGGCGGCGGCAGCGCGCGCCCGACGCAGGTCCTTGTGAGGCGCGTCGTGAAGCCGCTGGTCCCCGGTGTAGGCGTGGATCGTCGTCATGAGACCGCTCTCGATCCCGAAGGCGTCGTGGAGGACCCTGGCAAGCGGGGCCAGGGAGTTGGTGGTGCACGATCCGTTGGAGAACACGTCGGCGGCGGAGACATCCAGCTGACTGTCGTTGACCCCCAGGACGAAGGTGGGGACGTCGCCCTTGGCTGGTGCGGAGATGATGACCTTCTTGGCGCCTCCCTTGAGGTGCTGGGCGGCCTTGTCCCGGTCGACGAAGAATCCGGTGGACTCGATGACGACGTCGGCCCCGACCTCACCCCAGGGAATCTTGGCCGGGTCCGGTTCGGAGAAGACCTTGATGATCCGCCCTGCGACTTCGAGGTCCTCGCCGTCGGCGGCAACGCCGTCGAGGTGCCCGGCCACTGAGTCCCACTCCAAGAGCGTGGCCAGCGTGCCTGCGTCGGTCAAGTCGTTGACGGCAACGACCTCGACGTCCGCTGCGCCGGCCAGCGCAGCACGCAGGTAGGTGCGTCCGATACGTCCGAAGCCGTTGATACCGATACGAATAGTCATGATCCTTCTCCTTCGGTGAATGGTGGCGCCGGCGGACACCGACGCCGACTTGTCAGGATCAGGAGGAGGCGGACCCGTCGCCGCCAGGGGCCGCGCCGATGGTCCCGGCCGCTACGCGGAGCAGCTCGAGGGCACCTTGACAGGCCGCGTCATACGGGGCCCTGTCCTGCTCGGCCATGGCCAGGACGTAACCGCCCTGAACGACGGCGACCATCGTGCGAGCCAGGTGGTCCGGCTCAAGGTCTGCCGGCAGACGCCCCTGCGACCTGGCCATGCGAATGACAGCGGCCAGCATCTCGCGAAGCCGGGCGAAGGCCTCGGCGACCGGCTGACGAAGACCGTCATCAGCCACTACCGCCTTGTCCTGCGCCATCCGACCGACTCGGCAGCCTTTGAGCGGATCACGCGGGAGGGTGAGGTAGGCAGTGAGGATCTCGAGCGGGTCCTCAAGATCCTTGAGCGCGGCCTTCCAGGAATCCAGCTGGATCTGGCAGTTGTGATTCAGAGCTGCCAGCCCGAGATCCCGCTTGGTCGGGAAGTAGTGATACATGCTCCCCTGACCGACGCCGGAGAGCTCGCGAACCGCTCGCGGGCTCGTGGCGCTGTAACCACGCTCCCACATCAGCTCTGCCATCGCCTCAACCAGCTTCTCTCTCGAGTCCACGCCAGAACTGTACATACCTCACCATGACATACCCCCGGGAGGCACGGCGGCCACCCGAGTCTGCTCCCTCCTGAAAATGACACCAGAACTGTACATACCTCTAGGTACAGAATACAAGGGCAGTCATCCACTGAGAATTGCTCACGCGAGTTTCAGTCAGACCGGTGCGCCCACGCGCAGGGTGGGCAGACCCAGGCTCACCGGAGCGGTGTCGGGCTCGGGAGTGGCGCAGGCCTCAGCCTGGCGGCGTTCCCAGGCGTCCCCGGCTCGGGTGCGTCGCACCTGGAACAGGGCGGGGCCGTCGTCGAGCCAGAGGCGGTCACCGGGCTTGAGGGCCTCGTTGGCGGCCGCGGCGCGCGGGTCCAGCTCGCGCCCGCAGCGGGCGGAGTCGGCGATGAGGTTGTGGGGGGCGCCGTGGGTGACGCGCACGGCGACCATGTCGCCGGGGCGCGGGGCCCCGCCGGCGTAGTCGTCCTCGGCCAGGCCCTCGGGCAGGGCGACGTGGACGAGGCGGTTGTCGGCGGCGCGCCCGGAGATGCGGGCGGTGACCGAGTCGCGGCGCCCCTCGCCCTCGGCGACGAGCACCTCCACGACGCGTCCCTCCTGGCGCTCGTTCTCCTCGTGGGCGATGCGGCGCACGAGCGCGTCGAGCCGCCGGTAGCGGTCCTTGACGACCTCGGTGGGGACCTGGTCGTCGCGGTCGGCGGCGGGGGTGCCCGGGCGCGGAGAGTACTCGAAGGTGTAGGCCGAGGCGAAGCGGGCCTGCTCGACGACGTCGAGGGTAGCCTGGAAGTCCTCCTCGGTCTCGCCGGGGAAGCCGACGATGATGTCGGTGGTGATGGCGGCCTCGGGCATGACGTCGCGGACCTTGTCCAGGATGCCCAGGAAGCGCTGAGTGCGGTAGGAGCGGCGCATGGCGCGCAGCACCCGGTCGGACCCGGACTGCAGGGGCATGTGCAGGCTGGGCATGACGGCCTCGGTGGTGGCCATGGCCTCGATGACGTCGTCGGTGAAGGCGGCGGGGTGGGGGCTGGTGAAGCGCACGCGCTCGATGCCCTCGACTGAGCCGGTCGCCCGCAGCAGCTTGGCGAAGGCGCCGCGGTCCCCGAAGCCGACCCCGTAGGAGTTAACGTTCTGCCCCAGGAGGGTCACCTCGATGGCGCCCTGCGCGGCGACGGCCTCGACCTCGGCCAGGACGTCACCGGGGCGGCGGTCGCGCTGCTTGCCGCGCAGGGAGGGCACGATGCAGAAGGTGCAGGTGTTGTTGCAGCCCACGGCGATGGAGACCCAGGCGGCGTAGGAGGACTCGCGGCGGGTGGGCAGGGTGGAGGGGAAGACCTTGAGGGACTCCTCGAGCTCGACGGCGGCCGCGGAGTTGTGCCGGGCGCGCTCGAGCAGGGCGGGCAGGACGTCGAGGTTGTGGGTGCCGAAGACGACGTCGACCCAGGGGGCCCGCTCGACGATCCCCTCCCCCATCTGCTGGGCCAGGCAGCCGGCCACGGCGATCTGCATGCCGGGGCGCTCACGCTTGACGGCGGCGAGCTGGCCCAGGTTTCCGAAGAGCCGGGTGGCGGCGTTCTCACGCACCGAGCAGGTGTTGATGATGACGACATCGGCCCCGCCGTCGCCGGCGTCGGTGGCGCGGGCGGCGGCCTCGGGCACGTCCTCGACGCGCAGGTAGCCGGCTCTCTCCAGCAGTCCCGCCATGTGCTCGGAGTCGTGGACGTTCATCTGGCAGCCGAGCGTGCGCACGTGGTAGGTGCGCGGCAGGCCGCCTCGGGCGTCGAGAACGGGGGCGGAGGTGGTCAGCGTGGTCATCGCCGAGCAGTGTAGGTGGCGGCGGGGCCCCGCCCCAGCCCTGGCGCAGCGTCGTGACCAGATGCACGGCTGATGGTCCTCGACCTGGGCCTCACGGAGCGCCGCTTCCATTCTGCTGCGCGGATGCGGGCTCCTTCACTAGGATGTGACGCGCCACACGATGAGAGGGAGGGTTATGACGGCGCCCCACACACCTACGCGCTTCCTGGACCGGCACCTGGGCACGACGGGAGCGGACCTGGACACGGTCCTGACCAGCATCGGTGCTCGGAGCCTGGAGGACCTGGCCGTCCGGGTGGTCCCCACCACCCTGCCCGTCCTGGATCCCCCGCAGCAGCCCGAGCGCCCCGATGCCGTCGTCGGCGGGCTGAGCGAGGACGAGGCCGTCAGCGCGCTCAGGTCCCTGGCCGCCCTCAACGACCCACACACCGAGATGATCGGGTGCGGTTACCACCCCACCATCACCCCCGCCATCATCGTGCGCGACGTCCTGTCCAATCCCGCTTGGACCACCGCCTACACCCCCTACCAGGCGGAGATCAGCCAGGGGCGACTGGAGGCCCAGCTGCTGTTCCAGACCGTCGTGGCCGATCTCACCGGCCTGCCGGTGGCCTGCACCTCCCTGCTGGATGAGGCCACGGCCGTGGCCGAGGCCGTCCTGCTCATGACGCGCGCGCACCGCGGCCCCGGCGCCCCCGTGCTCCTCGACTCCGGCCTGCACCCCCAGCTCATCGAGGTGGCCTCGGCCCGGGCCGAGGCCCTGGGCATCGACGTCGAGGTCGTCTGCATCTCCACGATCACCGAAGACGGCGCTCCCCTGACCGGGGCGGTCCTCGCCCACACCACCAGCCGCGGACTCGTCCAGGACCTCGCCGGTGCCGTCGCGGCCGTCCACGCCCGCGGCGGCCTGGTGGCAGTCGATGCCGACCCGCTGGCCCTGACGCTGCTGACCGAGCCGGGCGCCGTCGGCGCGGATATCGCCGTCGGCACCGCACAGCGCCTGGGGGTGCCCCTGTTCTTCGGCGGCCCCCACCCGGGCTTCATGTCCGTCACCGAGGCGCTGCGGCGCCAGCTGCCGGGACGCGTGGTCGGCGTCTCCCGGGACACCGAGGGCCGTGAGGCCTACCGCCTGGCCCTGCAGACCCGCGAGCAGCACATTCGCCGGGAGAAGGCTACCTCGAATATCTGCACCGCGCAGGCCCTGCTGGCGGTCGTCGCGGCCTTCTACGCGGTCTACCACGGTCCCGAGGGCCTGGTGTCCATCGCCGAGCACGTGCACCGCCGGGCCGAGCACCTGGCCGTCGGCGCCTGCGCGCTCGGGCTCGCCCTCGAGCACGAGGAGTTCTTCGACACGGTGAGCGTGCGGCTGCCCGGCGCCGCCCGCCGGGCCATCGAGCGCGCTGAGGCGCTGGGCTACAACCTGCGCCTGCTCGATGCCGACCACGTGGGCGTGAGCGTCAACGAGACCACCACCGATGACGACGTCACCACGGTCCTGCGAGCGCTCGCCGACTCCAACCCCCACGCCGCGCAGGATCCCGCCCCGGGCACCGACGGCGTCACCCGGTTCCCCCTGCCCACCTCGCTGGCGCGCACGAGCACCTTCCTGACCCACCCGAGCTTCCACCGCCACCGCAGCGAGACCGCCCTCGTGCGCTACATCCGGCGGCTGGCGGACCGCGACCTCGCCCTCGACCGGACGATGATCCCGCTGGGCTCGTGCACCCTCAAGCTCAACGCGGCCGCGCAGTCAGCCGTGTGGCTCAGCCCAGGGCTCGCCGGCATCCACCCCTACGCCCCCGCGACCCAGACGCGCGGCTGGCGCCTGCTGCTGGACGGTCTCGCCGACCGGCTGGCGCAGCTGACCGGCTACGACCGGTGCAGCCTGCAGCCGGCCTCCGGCGCCCAGGGCGAGCTCGCCGGCCTGCTGGCGGTGCGCGGCTACCTCCGGGCCACCGGGCAGCAGCAACGCGACCTCGTCCTGGTACCCGCCAGCGCCCACGGCACGAACGCCGCCTCGGCCGCCGGCGCCGGCTTCAGCGTCACGGTGGTCGCCACCGCCGAGGACGGCTCCATCGACGTCGACCACCTGCGCGAGCTCCTGGCCGAGTACGGTCAGCGCGTCGCGGCCATCATGCTCACGTACCCCTCCACCCACGGCGTCTTCGAGCCGCAGGTCACTGAGGTCACCGCCCTCGTCCACGACGCCGGCGGCCAGGTCTACATCGACGGCGCCAACCTCAACGCCCTCACGG
This region of Actinomyces oris genomic DNA includes:
- a CDS encoding YbjN domain-containing protein, translated to MPRLQRLTDFIARLLGKEWDVRALDHRRSSGPVDSQSRSDEPPTISPYVTGHVEPSASGESADSTTPTDSSGPSEPARTTASAQTLDASRSWSSTSGRPEEEPAVEGRGTNHSSDLEPADEEPQELTLARIESMLTGPMEYNVQLTEDREHPCLLGTWDSFPFVIEIPEGHEGWLLVSGDWEEAAPASQRDEIAASVNDWNRDKFFPTVGVVDTPIGPLVRATYLTDLSAGATDAQLRLHLDTALSACTQALSLVGPLLPEI
- a CDS encoding YbjN domain-containing protein → MPSFDASSAAAATVPRPVDVDRIHECVKRLGLRYFIDDEGDIGIPWRYVTVHAIFQDTRAVQMRGIWHRIADTEHLTQLRALVEDWNTTRIGPKAYLTVADGGVVRLHGEYTYPLEAGMTDRQLEDFVFGGCRLIVALMHEAEEQFPDELRGSLEP
- the gap gene encoding type I glyceraldehyde-3-phosphate dehydrogenase encodes the protein MTIRIGINGFGRIGRTYLRAALAGAADVEVVAVNDLTDAGTLATLLEWDSVAGHLDGVAADGEDLEVAGRIIKVFSEPDPAKIPWGEVGADVVIESTGFFVDRDKAAQHLKGGAKKVIISAPAKGDVPTFVLGVNDSQLDVSAADVFSNGSCTTNSLAPLARVLHDAFGIESGLMTTIHAYTGDQRLHDAPHKDLRRARAAAASIVPTSSGAARAIGLVIPELDGRLTGASLRVPVPVGSITDLTVVTSRPVTVEDVNAAFREAADHGPLAGYLQYSQAPIVSHDIVGNPHSSIFDAPLTEVIDGQVKVFGWYDNEWGFSNRLVEFSQRIGEQL
- a CDS encoding TetR/AcrR family transcriptional regulator gives rise to the protein MYSSGVDSREKLVEAMAELMWERGYSATSPRAVRELSGVGQGSMYHYFPTKRDLGLAALNHNCQIQLDSWKAALKDLEDPLEILTAYLTLPRDPLKGCRVGRMAQDKAVVADDGLRQPVAEAFARLREMLAAVIRMARSQGRLPADLEPDHLARTMVAVVQGGYVLAMAEQDRAPYDAACQGALELLRVAAGTIGAAPGGDGSASS
- the miaB gene encoding tRNA (N6-isopentenyl adenosine(37)-C2)-methylthiotransferase MiaB codes for the protein MTTLTTSAPVLDARGGLPRTYHVRTLGCQMNVHDSEHMAGLLERAGYLRVEDVPEAAARATDAGDGGADVVIINTCSVRENAATRLFGNLGQLAAVKRERPGMQIAVAGCLAQQMGEGIVERAPWVDVVFGTHNLDVLPALLERARHNSAAAVELEESLKVFPSTLPTRRESSYAAWVSIAVGCNNTCTFCIVPSLRGKQRDRRPGDVLAEVEAVAAQGAIEVTLLGQNVNSYGVGFGDRGAFAKLLRATGSVEGIERVRFTSPHPAAFTDDVIEAMATTEAVMPSLHMPLQSGSDRVLRAMRRSYRTQRFLGILDKVRDVMPEAAITTDIIVGFPGETEEDFQATLDVVEQARFASAYTFEYSPRPGTPAADRDDQVPTEVVKDRYRRLDALVRRIAHEENERQEGRVVEVLVAEGEGRRDSVTARISGRAADNRLVHVALPEGLAEDDYAGGAPRPGDMVAVRVTHGAPHNLIADSARCGRELDPRAAAANEALKPGDRLWLDDGPALFQVRRTRAGDAWERRQAEACATPEPDTAPVSLGLPTLRVGAPV
- the gcvP gene encoding aminomethyl-transferring glycine dehydrogenase, yielding MTAPHTPTRFLDRHLGTTGADLDTVLTSIGARSLEDLAVRVVPTTLPVLDPPQQPERPDAVVGGLSEDEAVSALRSLAALNDPHTEMIGCGYHPTITPAIIVRDVLSNPAWTTAYTPYQAEISQGRLEAQLLFQTVVADLTGLPVACTSLLDEATAVAEAVLLMTRAHRGPGAPVLLDSGLHPQLIEVASARAEALGIDVEVVCISTITEDGAPLTGAVLAHTTSRGLVQDLAGAVAAVHARGGLVAVDADPLALTLLTEPGAVGADIAVGTAQRLGVPLFFGGPHPGFMSVTEALRRQLPGRVVGVSRDTEGREAYRLALQTREQHIRREKATSNICTAQALLAVVAAFYAVYHGPEGLVSIAEHVHRRAEHLAVGACALGLALEHEEFFDTVSVRLPGAARRAIERAEALGYNLRLLDADHVGVSVNETTTDDDVTTVLRALADSNPHAAQDPAPGTDGVTRFPLPTSLARTSTFLTHPSFHRHRSETALVRYIRRLADRDLALDRTMIPLGSCTLKLNAAAQSAVWLSPGLAGIHPYAPATQTRGWRLLLDGLADRLAQLTGYDRCSLQPASGAQGELAGLLAVRGYLRATGQQQRDLVLVPASAHGTNAASAAGAGFSVTVVATAEDGSIDVDHLRELLAEYGQRVAAIMLTYPSTHGVFEPQVTEVTALVHDAGGQVYIDGANLNALTGLLRPGDLGGDVSHLNLHKTFAVPHGGGGPGVGPVVVKEHLAPYLPAGPAGSALPTDEDHDRGFGGAAAMGARFGSAGVMPLAWTYLATLTDADLRRVTLTALAHASYLSQALADVFPTLYTHRGHVAHECVLDLRALTAATGVTAEDVAKRLIDYGFHAPTLSFPVAGTLMVEPTESEPLAELDRFIAAMRSIRAEIDEVASGAVALEDSVLRRSPHTLAAVTAEPWKRPYSRATAAFPLAGMETDKYFPPVSRVDNAWGDRHLMCTCPPPDAFEAHEA